AATAATAGGCACGGAAGTTGCTGTATTGGATTGCAGGAAAAGTCCCGCAAAGGGGGCAAAACCCCGCAAACCAAAACAGTATGAAGCCCAAAGTGAACCCCACAGCGCAGAGTTCGTTTTTGTTGCCTGAGTTACGCGATCAACTCGACGGGCGGCAGAAGCTTTACCGGTTGGCCGAAGCCTTTGATTGGTCGAAGTTCGAAGAAGCCTTTGGTGGTCTTTACAGCGAAGAAGGTCGTCCGGCCTTGCCGATCCGGCGGATGGTGGGGCTGTTGCTGCTCAAGCATCTGTATGATTTGAGCGACGAGCGGGTGGTAGAGTTCTGGAGTTTAAGTCCGTATGCGCAGTTTTTCTGCGGAGAGCGCGAGCTGCAGTGGGGAGCGCCGTGCGAGGCCAGCGAGTTGGTGCATTTCCGCCAGCGCATCGGCGCGCAGGGGGCCGAGAAGATCTTGGCGGCGACCATCGAGTTGCACGGGGACCGTGGGCGGGAGAAGGAAGTGGTGGCCGACACGACCACGCAGGAGAAGAACATCACCTTTCCGACCGACACGAAGCTTTCGGCCAAGATCGTGCGAACCGGGGTCAAGCACGCACAGAAGCGCGGGATCCGATTGCGGCAGAGTTTTGTGCGCACGGTGCCGAAGCTGCTCTGCGCGCAACGCGGCTGGCGCACCAAGGGCGGGGCGGCGCGGGCGCGCAAGGCGGCACGGCGCTTGAAGACCATTGCCGGACAAGTGGTGCGGCAACTGGACAAGGCGTTGCCGGCCGACTGCCAGGAGCGGCGTTGGTTGGAAGTGGCCCAGCGCGTCTTGCGGCAAAAGAGACACGATAGTGACAAGGTCTACTCGCTGCATGAACCGCAGGTTTACTGCCTGTCCAAGGGCAAAGAGCACAAGAAGTATGAGTTCGGGGCCAAGGCCTCGGTGGTCATGGGCAAAAACCGCGGCGTGATCCTCGGCGCCTACAGCTTGCCGAAAAACGACTACGACGGGCACACGTTGGATCCGGCCTTGGCCCAAGTGGAACGCCTGGCCGGTTATCGTCCCTCGGTGGTCATTGCCGATCGCGGCTACCGCGGCAAAGCCTGGTGTGGCCAGACCGAGGTGATCACGCCCAAGCCCCCGAAAGCCTCCGACTCCCTCTACGCACGGCGCAAAGCCAGAGGGCGGTTGCGTCGCCGCGCCGCGATCGAACCGCGCATCGGCCATCTCAAAAGCGATCACCGCCTCGGCCGCAACTTCCTCAAGGGCCAGCAGGGCGATGCGATCAACCTGCTCCTGGCCAGCGCCGCCTCCAACTTGAGCCTGTGGATGCGCCAAACCTTTTCGGCGCTGCTCTCAGTTCTGCGGACTTGGTGGCTTCAGACCATCGAACCCTCTCACAACCAACTGGCGAGGGGTTTTTAAGGGACGACGGTTCTAGACTTTGGGTGGCCGGGAAAACCCGTGGTATCGGCATCCTTGCGGATGAAGAAACCGAACGCAGCGGCTGGCCTCCAGCTCGTAGAGCCTACGGCTCGGAGAGAAGCCGATGCCACCTTTTCAGGCGTTGCGCAAGGCGAGGGCTTCGAGCGGCCACTCGTCGAGGGAAAAGTCGGTGAGTGGCAGGTCGATGCGGTCGCCTTGTCCGGCGGAGATGTAGGCGGCGAGGTTGAGTTCGGAGGTGTGGCGCATGTTGGGCAGGCCAAGAAGGCTCACCGGCCCGCCCTCCATCCAATCAACCAGGGATTGAAGGCTGCCACCCCATGCGGCGTCGTAAAGTTCCTGCGGCGTCTGCCGGTCGAACTTTTCATGGCGGCTGCCTTTGGAAGAAACGATCAGAATTTCCTGTTCGCCGAGCATGCGGACGAGGCCTCCGGTGCCCTCGGCAACCGGCCACATCGAGTTGTCGGGAGCCATGCCGCAGCCGCCGTCCACGAGGCCGCGCGCGCCATTTTCAAATCCGAACCATGCCACGGCGTGTTCTTCCATGGCGTGTCCGTAGCCACGGGCGCCGCGCACGCGTGCCGATCCGAGCACCCATTGCGCGGGCGCGTCGCCATTCCAATAGCGGAACATGTCCAGCCAATGCGAGCCCCACTCGCTCAAGTCCCAGTCCTGGATGCCGGCGGACATCAGACGCAGAGCGCCGATTTCTCCGGAGTCGATGATTTCCCGCACGCGCCGATAGGAGGGCATGAGGCGGCGGATGTGGGCCGCAATAATTTTTACCCCGGTCTGCTCAGCCACGGCGAGGACGGCGGCGAGGTCCGCCGGTGAGGCCAGAAAGGGCTTCTCGCAAAAAATCCCCTTCACCCCGGCCAGCGCGCAGTCCTCGATCATGCGGCGGTGGAGTCCCACATACGTGCAGATGGAAACGATGTCGGGTTTCTCGCGCTCCAGCAT
This DNA window, taken from Chthoniobacterales bacterium, encodes the following:
- a CDS encoding Gfo/Idh/MocA family oxidoreductase, yielding MKTYRSAIIGVGAATAGALKGGGHQVGYAHARTYQQSTRATLACAADINPENLAAFEKQFGPLSGYADYREMLEREKPDIVSICTYVGLHRRMIEDCALAGVKGIFCEKPFLASPADLAAVLAVAEQTGVKIIAAHIRRLMPSYRRVREIIDSGEIGALRLMSAGIQDWDLSEWGSHWLDMFRYWNGDAPAQWVLGSARVRGARGYGHAMEEHAVAWFGFENGARGLVDGGCGMAPDNSMWPVAEGTGGLVRMLGEQEILIVSSKGSRHEKFDRQTPQELYDAAWGGSLQSLVDWMEGGPVSLLGLPNMRHTSELNLAAYISAGQGDRIDLPLTDFSLDEWPLEALALRNA
- a CDS encoding IS5 family transposase — its product is MKPKVNPTAQSSFLLPELRDQLDGRQKLYRLAEAFDWSKFEEAFGGLYSEEGRPALPIRRMVGLLLLKHLYDLSDERVVEFWSLSPYAQFFCGERELQWGAPCEASELVHFRQRIGAQGAEKILAATIELHGDRGREKEVVADTTTQEKNITFPTDTKLSAKIVRTGVKHAQKRGIRLRQSFVRTVPKLLCAQRGWRTKGGAARARKAARRLKTIAGQVVRQLDKALPADCQERRWLEVAQRVLRQKRHDSDKVYSLHEPQVYCLSKGKEHKKYEFGAKASVVMGKNRGVILGAYSLPKNDYDGHTLDPALAQVERLAGYRPSVVIADRGYRGKAWCGQTEVITPKPPKASDSLYARRKARGRLRRRAAIEPRIGHLKSDHRLGRNFLKGQQGDAINLLLASAASNLSLWMRQTFSALLSVLRTWWLQTIEPSHNQLARGF